From the genome of Psychroserpens ponticola, one region includes:
- a CDS encoding AAA family ATPase has protein sequence MIHLIVGNTGSGKTTYSKELKRKTNGIVFSIDKWNNTLFLADKTPDDGLEWFLERIDRAELLIMELIDQLENSNTDSILDLGLSKFEHREKFRTFAKLKGYELKFHFLDISKEIRFERVMKRNHEKGVTFEFEVSKENFDFMETWFERPNKDELIGGFIISE, from the coding sequence ATGATTCATTTAATAGTCGGAAATACAGGCTCAGGAAAAACAACATATTCTAAGGAATTGAAAAGAAAAACAAACGGGATTGTTTTTTCAATTGACAAATGGAATAATACATTATTTCTTGCAGATAAAACTCCTGATGACGGATTAGAATGGTTTCTGGAACGAATTGATAGAGCCGAATTATTGATTATGGAGTTAATAGATCAATTAGAAAACTCTAATACAGATTCTATTCTCGATTTAGGATTATCGAAATTTGAGCACAGAGAAAAATTTAGAACATTCGCTAAATTAAAAGGCTATGAGTTAAAGTTTCATTTTTTAGACATTTCAAAGGAAATTCGTTTTGAAAGAGTCATGAAACGAAATCATGAAAAAGGAGTAACATTTGAATTTGAAGTCAGTAAAGAAAACTTTGACTTTATGGAAACCTGGTTTGAAAGACCTAACAAGGATGAACTTATTGGTGGATTTATAATTTCAGAATAG